One region of Mugil cephalus isolate CIBA_MC_2020 chromosome 17, CIBA_Mcephalus_1.1, whole genome shotgun sequence genomic DNA includes:
- the letm1 gene encoding mitochondrial proton/calcium exchanger protein isoform X3, with the protein MALILFTRSRAPLMKTSRSLKNEFRKGKGKLQDGACFNCTTLRLSSQKLDALRLGSLSQASSFGPSLSLSDDYVGSCQSSDTQRLYCAFLPGASSSAYPAVAAGPQWVTARPQDVPGVRWIHTSGRRWDDSKVEKSLRSLKDKKKTLEEGGPVYSPTLDAEPVRRTIRQRVVDEIKHYYHGFRLLWIDTTIAGRMLWRVLNGNALSRRERRQFLRTCADVFRLLPFLVFIIVPFMEFLLPVALKLFPNMLPSTFETQTKKEERLKKELRVKLEMAKFLQDTIEEIALRNKVDQSTVTEEFSTFFQKIRDSGERPSNEQIIKFSKLFEDELTLDNLTRPQLVALCRLLELQSIGTNNFLRFQLIMKLRAIRADDKLIAEEGVESLNVNEVQAACRVRGMRSLGVTEERLREQLVQWLELHLNQQIPTSLLLLSRAMYLPDTLSPADQLKTTLQTLPEMVTKEAQLMVAEMELSKVDNKTKVETTLQEEAAIRQDNKDRELERLADAAEKAAREGELELEAERVKLSEAEPATAKAKADTTADSEILRDTAPVIEGIKGEEITKEEIDMLSDACSKLKEQKKLLTLEKEELEELKDDVQEYNEDLEEIKKELSKTGQEKVLEESKASQRLSKRVNRMIGRIDKIILELEKDKVILDGQVDSGATPPIGLFFTKSGDAKSLFYTLRENLISIDELISVMRQIQNIPEDKLQRIAEALDDNKDGKVDIDDVIKVVELIDKEDIDISTSQVTDIMVMLQKEEKLVEKEKAKEKVEKEQAATLNS; encoded by the exons ATGGCGTTAATCCTGTTTACACGGTCCCGGGCACCTTTAATGAAAACCTCCCGCTCGTTAAAAAACGAATTCCGAAAAGGCAAAG GGAAACTTCAAGACGGTGCCTGTTTCAACTGCACAACCCTCAGACTCTCCAGTCAGAA ACTTGACGCGCTCCGCCTCGGCAGCTTGTCCCAGGCCTCCTCGTTCGGCCCTTCCCTCTCTTTGTCAGACGACTACGTGGGTTCCTGCCAGAGCTCGGACACACAGAGGCTCTACTGCGCTTTCCTCCCGGGGGCCTCGTCCTCGGCGTATCCCGCCGTCGCCGCGGGTCCCCAGTGGGTGACGGCGCGGCCGCAGGACGTCCCGGGCGTCAGGTGGATACACACCTCCGGGAGGAGGTGGGACGACTCGAAGGTGGAGAAGTCCCTGCGCTCGCtgaaggacaagaagaagacgCTGGAGGAAGGGGGGCCCGTGTACAGCCCCACGCTGGACGCGGAGCCCGTCAGGAGGACGATCCGGCAGCGGGTCGTGGACGAAATCAAGCACTACTACCACGGCTTCAGGCTGCTGTGGATCGACACCACTATTGCCGGGAGGATGCTGTGGAGGGTGCTGAACGGGAATGCTCTGTCTCGCCGCGAGAGGAGACAG TTTCTCAGAACGTGTGCAGACGTCTTCAGGCTTCTTCCCTTCCTGGTGTTCATCATCGTCCCCTTCATGGAGTTCCTGCTTCCTGTCGCTTTGAAGCTCTTCCCCAACATGCTGCCGTCCACCTTcgagacacagacaaagaag gAGGAGAGATTGAAAAAGGAGCTGCGCGTCAAGCTGGAGATGGCCAAGTTCTTACAGGACACCATCGAAGAGATCGCTCTGAGGAACAAGGTTGACCAGAGCACCGTGACGGAGGAGTTCTCCACCTTCTTCCAAAAG ATCCGGGACTCTGGCGAGCGTCCGAGTAACGAGCAGATCATTAAGTTCTCCAAGCTGTTTGAGGACGAGCTCACCCTGGACAACCTGACGCGACCTCAGCTGGTGGCGCTGTGTCGCCTCCTGGAGCTCCAGTCCATCGGGACCAACAACTTCCTTCGCTTCCAGCTCATCATGAAGCTGAGGGCCATCCGTGCAGACGACAAG CTGATCGCGGAGGAAGGAGTGGAGAGCTTGAATGTGAATGAAGTGCAGGCGGCGTGTCGAGTCAGAGGGATGAGATCTCTGGGAGTCACGGAAGAACGACTGCGAGAGCAACTCGTCCAG TGGTTGGAGCTTCATCTGAACCAGCAGATCCccacctctctgctgcttctgtctcgAGCCATGTACCTGCCCGACACGCTGTCTCCCGCCGACCAGCTCAAAACTACACTGCAAACTCTTCCCGAAATGGTG ACCAAAGAGGCTCAGTTAATGGTGGCGGAGATGGAGCTCTCCAAGGTGGACAACAAGACCAAAGTGGAGACGACgctgcaggaggaggcagcAATTCGCCAGGACAACAAGGACCGGGAGTTGGAGAGGTTGGCGGACGCTGCAGAGAAAGCAgccagg GAAGGCGAGTTGGAGCTTGAAGCAGAGCGGGTGAAGCTCAGCGAGGCAGAGCCGGCTACAGCTAAGGCTAAGGCCGACACTACAGCTGATTCAGAGATACTGAGGGATACAGCACCAGTCATAGAGGGGATCAAG GGCGAGGAGATCACCAAGGAAGAGATCGACATGCTGAGCGACGCTTGCTCCAAGCTGAAGGAGCAGAAGAAACTGCTGACGctggagaaagaggagctggaggagctcaaGGATGACGTCCAGGAATACAATGAG gatCTGGAGGAGATAAAGAAGGAGCTTTCTAAGACGGGTCAGGAGAAGGTGTTGGAGGAGTCGAAGGCCAGCCAGCGCCTGTCTAAGAGAGTGAACCGCATGATCGGTCGCATCGACAAGATCatcctggagctggagaaggacaAGGTCATCCTGGACGGACAGGTGGACAGCGGAGCGACTCCACCTATTGG ATTATTCTTTACTAAATCTGGTGATGCCAAAAG TCTGTTCTATACCCTCAGGGAGAACCTGATCAGCATCGACGAGCTCATCAGCGTCATGCGGCAGATCCAGAACATTCCCGAGGACAAGCTGCAGCGCATCGCCGAGGCTCTGGACGACAACAAGGACGGGAAGGTCGACATCGACGACGTCATCAAA GTGGTGGAACTGATCGACAAGGAGGACATCGACATCTCCACCTCGCAGGTGACCGACATCATGGTGATGctgcagaaggaggagaagctggtggagaaggagaaggccaAGGAGAAGGTTGAGAAGGAGCAGGCTGCTACACTCAACAGCTAA
- the letm1 gene encoding mitochondrial proton/calcium exchanger protein isoform X1, which translates to MALILFTRSRAPLMKTSRSLKNEFRKGKGKLQDGACFNCTTLRLSSQKLDALRLGSLSQASSFGPSLSLSDDYVGSCQSSDTQRLYCAFLPGASSSAYPAVAAGPQWVTARPQDVPGVRWIHTSGRRWDDSKVEKSLRSLKDKKKTLEEGGPVYSPTLDAEPVRRTIRQRVVDEIKHYYHGFRLLWIDTTIAGRMLWRVLNGNALSRRERRQFLRTCADVFRLLPFLVFIIVPFMEFLLPVALKLFPNMLPSTFETQTKKEERLKKELRVKLEMAKFLQDTIEEIALRNKVDQSTVTEEFSTFFQKIRDSGERPSNEQIIKFSKLFEDELTLDNLTRPQLVALCRLLELQSIGTNNFLRFQLIMKLRAIRADDKLIAEEGVESLNVNEVQAACRVRGMRSLGVTEERLREQLVQWLELHLNQQIPTSLLLLSRAMYLPDTLSPADQLKTTLQTLPEMVTKEAQLMVAEMELSKVDNKTKVETTLQEEAAIRQDNKDRELERLADAAEKAAREGELELEAERVKLSEAEPATAKAKADTTADSEILRDTAPVIEGIKFEQWQTFLRFQGEEITKEEIDMLSDACSKLKEQKKLLTLEKEELEELKDDVQEYNEDLEEIKKELSKTGQEKVLEESKASQRLSKRVNRMIGRIDKIILELEKDKVILDGQVDSGATPPIGLFFTKSGDAKSLFYTLRENLISIDELISVMRQIQNIPEDKLQRIAEALDDNKDGKVDIDDVIKVVELIDKEDIDISTSQVTDIMVMLQKEEKLVEKEKAKEKVEKEQAATLNS; encoded by the exons ATGGCGTTAATCCTGTTTACACGGTCCCGGGCACCTTTAATGAAAACCTCCCGCTCGTTAAAAAACGAATTCCGAAAAGGCAAAG GGAAACTTCAAGACGGTGCCTGTTTCAACTGCACAACCCTCAGACTCTCCAGTCAGAA ACTTGACGCGCTCCGCCTCGGCAGCTTGTCCCAGGCCTCCTCGTTCGGCCCTTCCCTCTCTTTGTCAGACGACTACGTGGGTTCCTGCCAGAGCTCGGACACACAGAGGCTCTACTGCGCTTTCCTCCCGGGGGCCTCGTCCTCGGCGTATCCCGCCGTCGCCGCGGGTCCCCAGTGGGTGACGGCGCGGCCGCAGGACGTCCCGGGCGTCAGGTGGATACACACCTCCGGGAGGAGGTGGGACGACTCGAAGGTGGAGAAGTCCCTGCGCTCGCtgaaggacaagaagaagacgCTGGAGGAAGGGGGGCCCGTGTACAGCCCCACGCTGGACGCGGAGCCCGTCAGGAGGACGATCCGGCAGCGGGTCGTGGACGAAATCAAGCACTACTACCACGGCTTCAGGCTGCTGTGGATCGACACCACTATTGCCGGGAGGATGCTGTGGAGGGTGCTGAACGGGAATGCTCTGTCTCGCCGCGAGAGGAGACAG TTTCTCAGAACGTGTGCAGACGTCTTCAGGCTTCTTCCCTTCCTGGTGTTCATCATCGTCCCCTTCATGGAGTTCCTGCTTCCTGTCGCTTTGAAGCTCTTCCCCAACATGCTGCCGTCCACCTTcgagacacagacaaagaag gAGGAGAGATTGAAAAAGGAGCTGCGCGTCAAGCTGGAGATGGCCAAGTTCTTACAGGACACCATCGAAGAGATCGCTCTGAGGAACAAGGTTGACCAGAGCACCGTGACGGAGGAGTTCTCCACCTTCTTCCAAAAG ATCCGGGACTCTGGCGAGCGTCCGAGTAACGAGCAGATCATTAAGTTCTCCAAGCTGTTTGAGGACGAGCTCACCCTGGACAACCTGACGCGACCTCAGCTGGTGGCGCTGTGTCGCCTCCTGGAGCTCCAGTCCATCGGGACCAACAACTTCCTTCGCTTCCAGCTCATCATGAAGCTGAGGGCCATCCGTGCAGACGACAAG CTGATCGCGGAGGAAGGAGTGGAGAGCTTGAATGTGAATGAAGTGCAGGCGGCGTGTCGAGTCAGAGGGATGAGATCTCTGGGAGTCACGGAAGAACGACTGCGAGAGCAACTCGTCCAG TGGTTGGAGCTTCATCTGAACCAGCAGATCCccacctctctgctgcttctgtctcgAGCCATGTACCTGCCCGACACGCTGTCTCCCGCCGACCAGCTCAAAACTACACTGCAAACTCTTCCCGAAATGGTG ACCAAAGAGGCTCAGTTAATGGTGGCGGAGATGGAGCTCTCCAAGGTGGACAACAAGACCAAAGTGGAGACGACgctgcaggaggaggcagcAATTCGCCAGGACAACAAGGACCGGGAGTTGGAGAGGTTGGCGGACGCTGCAGAGAAAGCAgccagg GAAGGCGAGTTGGAGCTTGAAGCAGAGCGGGTGAAGCTCAGCGAGGCAGAGCCGGCTACAGCTAAGGCTAAGGCCGACACTACAGCTGATTCAGAGATACTGAGGGATACAGCACCAGTCATAGAGGGGATCAAG TTTGAACAGTGGCAGACGTTTCTGCGCTTCCAG GGCGAGGAGATCACCAAGGAAGAGATCGACATGCTGAGCGACGCTTGCTCCAAGCTGAAGGAGCAGAAGAAACTGCTGACGctggagaaagaggagctggaggagctcaaGGATGACGTCCAGGAATACAATGAG gatCTGGAGGAGATAAAGAAGGAGCTTTCTAAGACGGGTCAGGAGAAGGTGTTGGAGGAGTCGAAGGCCAGCCAGCGCCTGTCTAAGAGAGTGAACCGCATGATCGGTCGCATCGACAAGATCatcctggagctggagaaggacaAGGTCATCCTGGACGGACAGGTGGACAGCGGAGCGACTCCACCTATTGG ATTATTCTTTACTAAATCTGGTGATGCCAAAAG TCTGTTCTATACCCTCAGGGAGAACCTGATCAGCATCGACGAGCTCATCAGCGTCATGCGGCAGATCCAGAACATTCCCGAGGACAAGCTGCAGCGCATCGCCGAGGCTCTGGACGACAACAAGGACGGGAAGGTCGACATCGACGACGTCATCAAA GTGGTGGAACTGATCGACAAGGAGGACATCGACATCTCCACCTCGCAGGTGACCGACATCATGGTGATGctgcagaaggaggagaagctggtggagaaggagaaggccaAGGAGAAGGTTGAGAAGGAGCAGGCTGCTACACTCAACAGCTAA
- the letm1 gene encoding mitochondrial proton/calcium exchanger protein isoform X6 has protein sequence MALILFTRSRAPLMKTSRSLKNEFRKGKGKLQDGACFNCTTLRLSSQKLDALRLGSLSQASSFGPSLSLSDDYVGSCQSSDTQRLYCAFLPGASSSAYPAVAAGPQWVTARPQDVPGVRWIHTSGRRWDDSKVEKSLRSLKDKKKTLEEGGPVYSPTLDAEPVRRTIRQRVVDEIKHYYHGFRLLWIDTTIAGRMLWRVLNGNALSRRERRQFLRTCADVFRLLPFLVFIIVPFMEFLLPVALKLFPNMLPSTFETQTKKEERLKKELRVKLEMAKFLQDTIEEIALRNKVDQSTVTEEFSTFFQKIRDSGERPSNEQIIKFSKLFEDELTLDNLTRPQLVALCRLLELQSIGTNNFLRFQLIMKLRAIRADDKLIAEEGVESLNVNEVQAACRVRGMRSLGVTEERLREQLVQWLELHLNQQIPTSLLLLSRAMYLPDTLSPADQLKTTLQTLPEMVTKEAQLMVAEMELSKVDNKTKVETTLQEEAAIRQDNKDRELERLADAAEKAAREGELELEAERVKLSEAEPATAKAKADTTADSEILRDTAPVIEGIKGEEITKEEIDMLSDACSKLKEQKKLLTLEKEELEELKDDVQEYNEDLEEIKKELSKTGQEKVLEESKASQRLSKRVNRMIGRIDKIILELEKDKVILDGQVDSGATPPIGLFYTLRENLISIDELISVMRQIQNIPEDKLQRIAEALDDNKDGKVDIDDVIKVVELIDKEDIDISTSQVTDIMVMLQKEEKLVEKEKAKEKVEKEQAATLNS, from the exons ATGGCGTTAATCCTGTTTACACGGTCCCGGGCACCTTTAATGAAAACCTCCCGCTCGTTAAAAAACGAATTCCGAAAAGGCAAAG GGAAACTTCAAGACGGTGCCTGTTTCAACTGCACAACCCTCAGACTCTCCAGTCAGAA ACTTGACGCGCTCCGCCTCGGCAGCTTGTCCCAGGCCTCCTCGTTCGGCCCTTCCCTCTCTTTGTCAGACGACTACGTGGGTTCCTGCCAGAGCTCGGACACACAGAGGCTCTACTGCGCTTTCCTCCCGGGGGCCTCGTCCTCGGCGTATCCCGCCGTCGCCGCGGGTCCCCAGTGGGTGACGGCGCGGCCGCAGGACGTCCCGGGCGTCAGGTGGATACACACCTCCGGGAGGAGGTGGGACGACTCGAAGGTGGAGAAGTCCCTGCGCTCGCtgaaggacaagaagaagacgCTGGAGGAAGGGGGGCCCGTGTACAGCCCCACGCTGGACGCGGAGCCCGTCAGGAGGACGATCCGGCAGCGGGTCGTGGACGAAATCAAGCACTACTACCACGGCTTCAGGCTGCTGTGGATCGACACCACTATTGCCGGGAGGATGCTGTGGAGGGTGCTGAACGGGAATGCTCTGTCTCGCCGCGAGAGGAGACAG TTTCTCAGAACGTGTGCAGACGTCTTCAGGCTTCTTCCCTTCCTGGTGTTCATCATCGTCCCCTTCATGGAGTTCCTGCTTCCTGTCGCTTTGAAGCTCTTCCCCAACATGCTGCCGTCCACCTTcgagacacagacaaagaag gAGGAGAGATTGAAAAAGGAGCTGCGCGTCAAGCTGGAGATGGCCAAGTTCTTACAGGACACCATCGAAGAGATCGCTCTGAGGAACAAGGTTGACCAGAGCACCGTGACGGAGGAGTTCTCCACCTTCTTCCAAAAG ATCCGGGACTCTGGCGAGCGTCCGAGTAACGAGCAGATCATTAAGTTCTCCAAGCTGTTTGAGGACGAGCTCACCCTGGACAACCTGACGCGACCTCAGCTGGTGGCGCTGTGTCGCCTCCTGGAGCTCCAGTCCATCGGGACCAACAACTTCCTTCGCTTCCAGCTCATCATGAAGCTGAGGGCCATCCGTGCAGACGACAAG CTGATCGCGGAGGAAGGAGTGGAGAGCTTGAATGTGAATGAAGTGCAGGCGGCGTGTCGAGTCAGAGGGATGAGATCTCTGGGAGTCACGGAAGAACGACTGCGAGAGCAACTCGTCCAG TGGTTGGAGCTTCATCTGAACCAGCAGATCCccacctctctgctgcttctgtctcgAGCCATGTACCTGCCCGACACGCTGTCTCCCGCCGACCAGCTCAAAACTACACTGCAAACTCTTCCCGAAATGGTG ACCAAAGAGGCTCAGTTAATGGTGGCGGAGATGGAGCTCTCCAAGGTGGACAACAAGACCAAAGTGGAGACGACgctgcaggaggaggcagcAATTCGCCAGGACAACAAGGACCGGGAGTTGGAGAGGTTGGCGGACGCTGCAGAGAAAGCAgccagg GAAGGCGAGTTGGAGCTTGAAGCAGAGCGGGTGAAGCTCAGCGAGGCAGAGCCGGCTACAGCTAAGGCTAAGGCCGACACTACAGCTGATTCAGAGATACTGAGGGATACAGCACCAGTCATAGAGGGGATCAAG GGCGAGGAGATCACCAAGGAAGAGATCGACATGCTGAGCGACGCTTGCTCCAAGCTGAAGGAGCAGAAGAAACTGCTGACGctggagaaagaggagctggaggagctcaaGGATGACGTCCAGGAATACAATGAG gatCTGGAGGAGATAAAGAAGGAGCTTTCTAAGACGGGTCAGGAGAAGGTGTTGGAGGAGTCGAAGGCCAGCCAGCGCCTGTCTAAGAGAGTGAACCGCATGATCGGTCGCATCGACAAGATCatcctggagctggagaaggacaAGGTCATCCTGGACGGACAGGTGGACAGCGGAGCGACTCCACCTATTGG TCTGTTCTATACCCTCAGGGAGAACCTGATCAGCATCGACGAGCTCATCAGCGTCATGCGGCAGATCCAGAACATTCCCGAGGACAAGCTGCAGCGCATCGCCGAGGCTCTGGACGACAACAAGGACGGGAAGGTCGACATCGACGACGTCATCAAA GTGGTGGAACTGATCGACAAGGAGGACATCGACATCTCCACCTCGCAGGTGACCGACATCATGGTGATGctgcagaaggaggagaagctggtggagaaggagaaggccaAGGAGAAGGTTGAGAAGGAGCAGGCTGCTACACTCAACAGCTAA
- the letm1 gene encoding mitochondrial proton/calcium exchanger protein isoform X4, producing the protein MALILFTRSRAPLMKTSRSLKNEFRKGKGKLQDGACFNCTTLRLSSQKLDALRLGSLSQASSFGPSLSLSDDYVGSCQSSDTQRLYCAFLPGASSSAYPAVAAGPQWVTARPQDVPGVRWIHTSGRRWDDSKVEKSLRSLKDKKKTLEEGGPVYSPTLDAEPVRRTIRQRVVDEIKHYYHGFRLLWIDTTIAGRMLWRVLNGNALSRRERRQFLRTCADVFRLLPFLVFIIVPFMEFLLPVALKLFPNMLPSTFETQTKKEERLKKELRVKLEMAKFLQDTIEEIALRNKVDQSTVTEEFSTFFQKIRDSGERPSNEQIIKFSKLFEDELTLDNLTRPQLVALCRLLELQSIGTNNFLRFQLIMKLRAIRADDKLIAEEGVESLNVNEVQAACRVRGMRSLGVTEERLREQLVQWLELHLNQQIPTSLLLLSRAMYLPDTLSPADQLKTTLQTLPEMVTKEAQLMVAEMELSKVDNKTKVETTLQEEAAIRQDNKDRELERLADAAEKAAREGELELEAERVKLSEAEPATAKAKADTTADSEILRDTAPVIEGIKFEQWQTFLRFQGEEITKEEIDMLSDACSKLKEQKKLLTLEKEELEELKDDVQEYNEDLEEIKKELSKTGQEKVLEESKASQRLSKRVNRMIGRIDKIILELEKDKVILDGQVDSGATPPIGLFYTLRENLISIDELISVMRQIQNIPEDKLQRIAEALDDNKDGKVDIDDVIKVVELIDKEDIDISTSQVTDIMVMLQKEEKLVEKEKAKEKVEKEQAATLNS; encoded by the exons ATGGCGTTAATCCTGTTTACACGGTCCCGGGCACCTTTAATGAAAACCTCCCGCTCGTTAAAAAACGAATTCCGAAAAGGCAAAG GGAAACTTCAAGACGGTGCCTGTTTCAACTGCACAACCCTCAGACTCTCCAGTCAGAA ACTTGACGCGCTCCGCCTCGGCAGCTTGTCCCAGGCCTCCTCGTTCGGCCCTTCCCTCTCTTTGTCAGACGACTACGTGGGTTCCTGCCAGAGCTCGGACACACAGAGGCTCTACTGCGCTTTCCTCCCGGGGGCCTCGTCCTCGGCGTATCCCGCCGTCGCCGCGGGTCCCCAGTGGGTGACGGCGCGGCCGCAGGACGTCCCGGGCGTCAGGTGGATACACACCTCCGGGAGGAGGTGGGACGACTCGAAGGTGGAGAAGTCCCTGCGCTCGCtgaaggacaagaagaagacgCTGGAGGAAGGGGGGCCCGTGTACAGCCCCACGCTGGACGCGGAGCCCGTCAGGAGGACGATCCGGCAGCGGGTCGTGGACGAAATCAAGCACTACTACCACGGCTTCAGGCTGCTGTGGATCGACACCACTATTGCCGGGAGGATGCTGTGGAGGGTGCTGAACGGGAATGCTCTGTCTCGCCGCGAGAGGAGACAG TTTCTCAGAACGTGTGCAGACGTCTTCAGGCTTCTTCCCTTCCTGGTGTTCATCATCGTCCCCTTCATGGAGTTCCTGCTTCCTGTCGCTTTGAAGCTCTTCCCCAACATGCTGCCGTCCACCTTcgagacacagacaaagaag gAGGAGAGATTGAAAAAGGAGCTGCGCGTCAAGCTGGAGATGGCCAAGTTCTTACAGGACACCATCGAAGAGATCGCTCTGAGGAACAAGGTTGACCAGAGCACCGTGACGGAGGAGTTCTCCACCTTCTTCCAAAAG ATCCGGGACTCTGGCGAGCGTCCGAGTAACGAGCAGATCATTAAGTTCTCCAAGCTGTTTGAGGACGAGCTCACCCTGGACAACCTGACGCGACCTCAGCTGGTGGCGCTGTGTCGCCTCCTGGAGCTCCAGTCCATCGGGACCAACAACTTCCTTCGCTTCCAGCTCATCATGAAGCTGAGGGCCATCCGTGCAGACGACAAG CTGATCGCGGAGGAAGGAGTGGAGAGCTTGAATGTGAATGAAGTGCAGGCGGCGTGTCGAGTCAGAGGGATGAGATCTCTGGGAGTCACGGAAGAACGACTGCGAGAGCAACTCGTCCAG TGGTTGGAGCTTCATCTGAACCAGCAGATCCccacctctctgctgcttctgtctcgAGCCATGTACCTGCCCGACACGCTGTCTCCCGCCGACCAGCTCAAAACTACACTGCAAACTCTTCCCGAAATGGTG ACCAAAGAGGCTCAGTTAATGGTGGCGGAGATGGAGCTCTCCAAGGTGGACAACAAGACCAAAGTGGAGACGACgctgcaggaggaggcagcAATTCGCCAGGACAACAAGGACCGGGAGTTGGAGAGGTTGGCGGACGCTGCAGAGAAAGCAgccagg GAAGGCGAGTTGGAGCTTGAAGCAGAGCGGGTGAAGCTCAGCGAGGCAGAGCCGGCTACAGCTAAGGCTAAGGCCGACACTACAGCTGATTCAGAGATACTGAGGGATACAGCACCAGTCATAGAGGGGATCAAG TTTGAACAGTGGCAGACGTTTCTGCGCTTCCAG GGCGAGGAGATCACCAAGGAAGAGATCGACATGCTGAGCGACGCTTGCTCCAAGCTGAAGGAGCAGAAGAAACTGCTGACGctggagaaagaggagctggaggagctcaaGGATGACGTCCAGGAATACAATGAG gatCTGGAGGAGATAAAGAAGGAGCTTTCTAAGACGGGTCAGGAGAAGGTGTTGGAGGAGTCGAAGGCCAGCCAGCGCCTGTCTAAGAGAGTGAACCGCATGATCGGTCGCATCGACAAGATCatcctggagctggagaaggacaAGGTCATCCTGGACGGACAGGTGGACAGCGGAGCGACTCCACCTATTGG TCTGTTCTATACCCTCAGGGAGAACCTGATCAGCATCGACGAGCTCATCAGCGTCATGCGGCAGATCCAGAACATTCCCGAGGACAAGCTGCAGCGCATCGCCGAGGCTCTGGACGACAACAAGGACGGGAAGGTCGACATCGACGACGTCATCAAA GTGGTGGAACTGATCGACAAGGAGGACATCGACATCTCCACCTCGCAGGTGACCGACATCATGGTGATGctgcagaaggaggagaagctggtggagaaggagaaggccaAGGAGAAGGTTGAGAAGGAGCAGGCTGCTACACTCAACAGCTAA